A window of the Fusarium poae strain DAOMC 252244 chromosome 3, whole genome shotgun sequence genome harbors these coding sequences:
- the PGI1 gene encoding glucose-6-phosphate isomerase (BUSCO:12991at5125) produces the protein MAPANTLPAWSDLQSHRDSVGKSFVLKEAFASDPQRFDRFTRTFTSGGVSSEILFDFSKNFLTDETLDLLVKLAEQAGVEKKRDAMFAGEKINFTEDRAVYHTALRNVGGWDMKVEGVDVMNTQGGVNDVLQHMKEFSEQVRSGEWKGYTGKKLTTIINIGIGGSDLGPVMVTEALKHYGADDMKLHFVSNIDGTHIAEALKDSDPETTLFLIASKTFTTAETTTNANTAKTWFLEKTDNKGEIAKHFVALSTNEEEVTKFGIDSKNMFGFESWVGGRYSVWSAIGLSIALYIGFDNFHKFLSGAHAMDKHFRETPLKDNIPVLGGLLSVWYSDFFQAQTHLVAPFDQYLHRFPAYLQQLSMESNGKTITSDGSSAKYTTGPILFGEPCTNAQHSFFQLVHQGTKLIPTDFILAAKSHNPVSDNLHQKMLASNYFAQAEALMVGKTDEQVRAEGAPEELVPHKRFLGNRPTTSILVGGAIGPAELGALIVYYEHLTFTEGAIWDINSFDQWGVELGKVLAKKILKELDEEGNGEGHDASTGGLIGAFKKYGQN, from the exons ATGGCTCCCGCAAACACTCTCCCCGCCTGGTCTGACCTCCAGTCGCACCGCGACAGCGTTGGCAAGTCCTTCGTTCTCAAGGAGGCCTTTGCTTCTGACCCTCAGCGCTTCGACCGATTCACTCGCACCTTTACCTCTGGTGGTGTCAGCTCCGAGATCCTTTTCGACTTTTCCAAGAACTTCCTCACCGATGAGACCCTCGACCTCCTTGTTAAGCTCGCTGAGCAGGCTGGCGTTGAGAAGAAGCGCGATGCCATGTTTGCTGGCGAGAAGATTAACTTCACCGAGGACCGCGCCGTCTACCACACTGCTCTACGAAACGTTGGTGGTTGGGACATGAAGGTTGAGGGTGTTGATGTCATGAACACACAGGGCGGCGTCAACGATGTCCTCCAGCACATGAAGGAGTTTTCTGAGCAGGTTCGCAGCGGAGAATGGAAGGGATACACCGGCAAGAAGCTAACCACCATTATCAACATTGGCATTGGTGGCTCTGACCT TGGCCCTGTCATGGTCACCGAGGCTCTCAAGCACTACGGTGCTGACGACATGAAGCTTCACTTCGTCTCCAACATTGACGGTACACACATTGCTGAGGCTCTCAAGGACTCTGACCCCGAGACCACTCTCTTCCTCATCGCATCCAAGACCTTTACTACTGCCGAGACCACCACCAACGCCAACACAGCCAAGACGTGGTTCCTCGAGAAGACCGACAACAAGGGTGAGATTGCCAAGCACTTTGTTGCTCTCTCCACCAACGAGGAGGAGGTGACCAAGTTTGGCATTGACAGCAAGAACATGTTTGGCTTTGAGAGCTGGGTCGGTGGTCGTTACTCTGTCTGGAGTGCCATCGGCCTGAGCATTGCTCTCTACATTGGCTTTGACAACTTCCACAAGTTCCTCAGCGGCGCTCACGCCATGGACAAGCACTTCCGCGAGACTCCCCTCAAGGACAACATCCCTGTCCTTGGTGGTCTTCTGAGCGTTTGGTACTCTGACTTTTTCCAGGCCCAGACTCACCTTGTTGCTCC TTTCGACCAGTACCTCCACCGATTCCCCGCCTATCTCCAGCAGCTCTCCATGGAGTCTAATGGCAAGACTATCACTTCTGATGGATCTTCCGCAAAGTACACCACCG GTCCCATCCTTTTCGGAGAGCCTTGCACCAACGCTCAGCACTCCTTCTTCCAGCTTGTTCACCAGGGTACCAAGCTGATCCCTACCGACTTTATCCTCGCCGCCAAGTCCCACAACCCCGTCAGCGACAACCTCCACCAGAAGATGCTTGCTTCCAACTACTTTGCCCAAGCTGAGGCTCTCATGGTTGGAAAGACCGATGAACAGGTTCGCGCCGAGGGTGCCCCTGAGGAGCTTGTTCCTCACAAGCGATTCTTGGGTAACCGACCTACAACCTCTATTCTCGTTGGTGGTGCCATTGGCCCTGCCGAGTTGGGTGCTCTGATCGTCTACTATGAGCACCTCACCTTCACTGAGGGTGCTATCTGGGACATCAACAGCTTCGACCAGTGGGGTGTCGAGCTGGGCAAGGTCCTGGCTAAGAAGATCCTCAAGGAGCTTGACGAGGAGGGCAACGGTGAGGGTCACGATGCTTCTACTGGTGGTCTCATTGGCGCCTTCAAGAAGTATGGTCAGAACTAA
- a CDS encoding hypothetical protein (SECRETED:SignalP(1-13)), translating into MLLWLAGLGFVTASITIPLSPVAPLPLSHQGAATSADDLFRRSCPEEVASSNPYTPSLFASSFSNDVFSTGLVFPSSGGLIRGAVEAWAQHQHLVLRPEEVWFEVLVQMNLYMSVHSEKVRGLFVEHEGGKEKIVVEGNSWDDMVVSFGDEIDKRVKTEWLKDWIMPGFSTSTPKDDVTAAALMMGLMKQFFDFEGWVVCGIPSVTLLGTREDWVKLEAKLDYLKEFGPDPELFAEMLRPIMKRFVSSWDDAHAEETKLFWEQIVRVKKQWSCGEGANEWDVSGWITGFDFFDRNGWRRGYDAWEDYDEDEDEDEDENEEEEKEKVKEPVKEEPQMGIFASDWTVTMDGQKYLHLSLSDVSTSYAKAPVKMKNFPHPGVDTEAYILAGNIGVERTEEGGKVTAQPVSGWFAYGPVNSNHTVGPFIGNWNELESIAVGIEDCKTTKKEKEEEEEVKDL; encoded by the coding sequence ATGCTTCTGTGGCTGGCAGGTCTAGGTTTTGTCACCGCCTCAATCACCATTCCGCTCTCACCCGTCGCGCCACTACCGCTCTCTCACCAAGGCGCAGCGACTTCGGCCGACGATTTGTTCAGGAGAAGTTGCCCCGAGGAAGTCGCCTCCTCAAACCCATACACTCCCTCTCTTTTCGcatcctccttctccaaTGATGTATTTTCTACAGGGCTTGTATTTCCCTCTTCGGGCGGGCTAATACGGGGCGCCGTTGAAGCATGGgctcagcatcagcatctcGTGTTGAGGCCAGAAGAAGTCTGGTTTGAGGTACTTGTACAGATGAATCTCTACATGAGTGTCCACTCCGAGAAGGTTAGAGGTTTATTCGTTGAACATGAGGGCGGAAAGGAAAAGATAGTCGTTGAGGGGAATTCATGGGATGATATGGTTGTCAGCTTTGGCGACGAGATTGACAAGCGTGTCAAGACAGAATGGCTGAAGGACTGGATCATGCCCGGCTTCAGCACTTCCACCCCCAAAGACGATGTCACTGCCGCGGCGCTCATGATGGGTCTCATGAAGCAGTTCTTTGACTTTGAGGGATGGGTGGTCTGCGGTATACCCAGTGTCACACTACTCGGCACGAGAGAAGACTGGGTTAAGCTCGAAGCCAAGCTAGACTATCTCAAAGAATTCGGCCCTGATCCCGAATTATTTGCAGAGATGCTGAGGCCAATCATGAAGAGGTTCGTTAGTTCTTGGGACGATGCACACGCAGAGGAAACAAAATTGTTTTGGGAGCAGATTGTAAGAGTGAAGAAGCAGTGGTCCTGTGGCGAGGGAGCAAACGAGTGGGATGTTAGCGGCTGGATAACGGGGTTTGACTTTTTTGATAGAAATGGATGGAGGAGAGGGTATGATGCATGGGAGGATtatgacgaagatgaagatgaagatgaagatgaaaacgaggaggaggagaaggagaaggtgAAGGAACCTGTCAAGGAAGAACCCCAGATGGGTATATTTGCTAGCGATTGGACTGTCACCATGGATGGACAAAAGTATCTTCATCTGTCTTTGTCAGATGTTTCTACAAGCTACGCAAAAGCACCCGTCAAGATGAAGAATTTTCCTCATCCAGGAGTTGATACAGAAGCTTACATCCTCGCTGGAAATATTGGAGTGGAGAGGACCGAAGAAGGAGGTAAAGTCACGGCGCAGCCTGTCAGTGGATGGTTTGCATATGGACCAGTGAACTCGAATCATACTGTCGGGCCATTCATTGGGAACTGGAATGAGCTGGAGAGTATTGCTGTCGGTATTGAGGATTGTAAAACtaccaagaaagaaaaagaagaagaagaagaagtgaaGGACCTATAG
- a CDS encoding hypothetical protein (SECRETED:SignalP(1-16)): protein MKFVFVSLFSLCLAVATPPEPVILKPVPDKAHSGCYHYTISKKNHCCLPHVCVCKDGNFYLFNDESWKKTSNGCNPPWGILGNSLEDIPGYCCKGWKAPKPKLDW from the exons ATGAAATTCGTTTTTGtatctctcttctctctctgcctcgCTGTTGCGACGCCTCCGGAACCTGTCATCCTCAAACCTGTTCCTGACAAGGCTCATTCAGGGTGTTACCACTA CACAATCTCAAAGAAAAATCACTGCTGTCTTCCCCACGTCTGCGTCTGCAAAGATG GCAACTTCTACCTCTTCAACGACGAATCATGGAAAAAGACCTCCAACGGATGTAATCCTCCCTGGGGGATTCTAGGAAATTCCCTGGAAGATATTCCAGGTTACTGCTGCAAGGGGTGGAAAGcacccaagcccaagctcGACTGGTAG
- a CDS encoding hypothetical protein (BUSCO:4828at5125), whose protein sequence is MKLDVKRQLYARSERVKGIDFHPHEPWILTTLYSGHVYIWSHETQQIVKTFELTDVPVRAGRFIARKNWIVCGSDDFQLRVYNYNTSEKITSFEAHPDYIRAIAVHPTQPFVLTASDDMTIKLWDWEKGWKCVQVFEGHGHYVMGLAINPKDTNTFASACLDRTVKIWSLGSSTPNFTLEAHETKGVNHVDYYPHSDKPYLLTTSDDRTVKIWDYTTKSLIATLEGHTNNVSFACYHPELPVIISGSEDGTIRIWHANTYRFEQSLNYSLERAWCVSYQKGKQGVAVGFDDGAVVVKLGREEPAVSMDTSGKLIWARHNEVVSSIIKGGDASIKDNEPISLPTKDLGTCEVYPQTLIHSPNGRFVAVCGDGEYIIYTALAWRNKAFGSALDFVWASKDNSNDFAIRESAMSVKIFKNFVEKSGGLDVGFQAERLHGGVLLGVTGQGGVSFFDWTTGGLVRRIEVEPKQVYWSDSGELVTIACEDTFYVLRFSRENYVEAVQSGQVEEDGVEAAFEVITDISESVRTGEWIGDCFIYTNSTNRLNYLVGDQTYTISHFDKPQYILGYIQRDSRIYLADKDVNVTSFGLSLPVLEYQTLVLREDMETAAELLPTIPEDQLNKIARFLEGQGHKELALEVATDPEHKFDLALSLNELAIALDLAREADADHKWKTVGDAALSAWDVALAAECFTHAKDLGSLLLLHSSTGDRDGLSALAAQAQEAGAHNVAFSCQWLLGNIDACTQILTNTGRLAEAVLFSQTYQPSLTVPLVNQWKEGLEKNKKARVAKLIGVPGEDDELFPEWDEWLKLEKEGGAATETVNGQKEESEPEAEAEDDESEEEEDE, encoded by the exons atgaagttAGACGTCAAG CGCCAGCTCTATGCTCGCAGTGAGCGAGTCAAGGGCATTGACTTTCACCCTCATGAGCCATGGATTCTCACAACCCTCTACAGCG GCCACGTCTACATCTGGTCCCACGAAACCCAACAGATTGTCAAGACCTTTGAGCTCACAGATGTCCCTGTCCGTGCCGGTCGATTCATTGCCAGGAAAAACTGGATTGTCTGCGGTTCAGATGACTTCCAACTACGAGTCTACAACTACAACACCTCCGAGAAGATCACCTCTTTCGAGGCGCACCCCGATTACATTCGAGCGATTGCCGTCCACCCCACGCAGCCCTTTGTGTTGACTGCCTCCGATGACATGACTATCAAGCTTTGGGATTGGGAGAAGGGATGGAAGTGCGTGCAGGTTTTCGAGGGTCACGGCCATTATGTCATGGGATTGGCCATCAACCCCAAGGACACAAACACCTTTGCGTCAGCCTGTCTCGACCGAACTGTCAAGATCTGGAGTCTTGGATCTTCCACCCCCAACTTTACCCTCGAGGCACACGAGACCAAGGGTGTCAACCACGTCGACTACTACCCTCACTCCGACAAGCCCTACCTCCTCACCACTTCCGACGACCGAACTGTCAAGATTTGGGATTACACCACCAAGTCCTTGATCGCTACTCTCGAAGGCCATACTAACAATGTCTCATTCGCTTGCTACCACCCCGAATTGCCTGTCATCATTTCCGGTTCCGAGGACGGTACAATAAGGATATGGCACGCCAACACCTACCGATTCGAGCAATCCCTCAACTACAGTCTGGAGCGAGCCTGGTGTGTCTCTTATCAAAAGGGCAAGCAGGGTGTTGCTGTCGGTTTCGACGATGGTGCTGTCGTTGTCAAGCTTGGTCGTGAGGAGCCAGCCGTATCGATGGACACATCTGGCAAGCTCATCTGGGCTCGTCACAATGAGGTCGTCTCTTCTATCATTAAGGGAGGAG ATGCTTCTATTAAAGACAACGAGCCTATCTCACTCCCCACCAAGGATCTCGGCACCTGCGAAGTTTACCCCCAAACGCTCATCCACTCTCCTAACGGTCGATTCGTTGCTGTCTGCGGTGATGGAGAATACATCATCTATACTGCACTTGCCTGGCGTAACAAGGCTTTCGGTTCAGCACTCGACTTCGTCTGGGCTTCCAAGGATAACAGCAACGACTTTGCCATCCGAGAGTCAGCCATGAGCGTCAAGATCTTCAAGAACTTTGTCGAGAAGAGCGGTGGTCTTGATGTAGGTTTCCAGGCTGAGAGACTCCACGGTGGTGTTCTTCTCGGAGTCACTGGTCAAGGCGGTGTCTCCTTCTTTGACTGGACTACTGGTGGTCTTGTTCGAAGAATCGAGGTTGAACCTAAGCAGGTTTACTGGTCTGATAGCGGAGAGCTAGTTACCATTGCTTGCGAGGACACCTTTTACGTGCTACGATTCTCTCGCGAGAACTATGTTGAGGCTGTTCAGTCTGGACAAGTCGAGGAAGATGGTGTCGAGGCTGCCTTTGAGGTTATCACTGATATCAGTGAATC TGTACGAACCGGAGAATGGATTGGTGACTGTTTCATCTACACCAACAGCACTAACCGACTCAACTACCTTGTTGGCGACCAGACCTACACCATCTCTCACTTCGACAAGCCCCAGTACATCCTGGGCTACATCCAGCGTGACTCCCGAATCTACCTCGCCGACAAAGATGTCAACGTTACCTCTTTCGGTCTTTCTCTTCCCGTGCTCGAGTACCAGACTCTTGTTCTCCGAGAGGATATGGAGACAGCTGCTGAGCTACTACCAACCATTCCTGAAGACCAGCTCAACAAGATTGCTCGATTCTTGGAAGGTCAGGGCCACAAAGAGCTTGCGTTGGAGGTTGCAACAGATCCCGAGCACAAGTTTGACCTTGCCCTATCGTTGAATGAGCTTGCTATTGCTCTGGACCTTGCTCGCGAGGCCGATGCTGACCACAAGTGGAAGACTGTCGGTGACGCTGCGCTATCAGCTTGGGACGTTGCCCTTGCTGCTGAGTGCTTTACCCACGCCAAGGATCTCGGGTCCCTGTTACTTCTGCACTCATCAACAGGTGACCGAGATGGTCTGTCTGCTTTGGCTGCCCAGGCACAAGAGGCTGGTGCTCACAACGTTGCCTTTTCATGCCAATGGCTCCTTGGCAACATTGATGCTTGCACACAGATTCTTACCAACACCGGCAGACTGGCCGAAGCCGTTCTCTTCAGCCAAACTTACCAGCCCAGCTTGACTGTGCCACTAGTAAATCAGTGGAAGGAGGGTCtagagaagaacaagaaggctCGAGTAGCCAAGCTTATTGGTGTGCCTGGTGAGGACGATGAGCTTTTCCCCGAGTGGGACGAGTGGCTCAAGCTTGAAAAGGAGGGTGGTGCTGCTACAGAAACCGTTAATGGACAGAAGGAAGAGTCTGAACCCGAGGCCGAGGCTGAGGATGACGAgtctgaggaggaggaggacgagtAG
- a CDS encoding hypothetical protein (TransMembrane:12 (i12-30o58-78i87-105o111-128i148-167o179-201i274-296o308-331i338-360o380-399i420-437o443-460i)) — MPPTFAGLTGKKLSLAISTVATTGFLLFGYDQGVMSGIIDADPFHDYFPETKDSTMQGFVTAIYEIGCLLGAMFILWIGDLLGRRRAMILGGWIMILGVIIQVTAIKGHSALAQLIVGRTITGVGNGINTSTIPTYQAECSTTSNRGLLICIEGGIIAFGTLIAYWIDYGCSYGPQDLTWRFPIAFQVVFGLVVCLGMVWLPESPRWLLTHDRHEEAEKVIAAIRGFEIDSDETRAERDRVVDSIRASGFAAQKSTPVKALFTGGKTQHFRRMLLGAGSQFMQQVGGCNAVIYYFPILCTDIFGDKNFALLLGGVNMIVYSIFATSSWFLIERVGRRKLLLIGTAGQMLSMFLTMGFLIPGGSDPGNNAPQISKGAIAGLFTYIASFGATWLPLPWLYPAEINPLKTRGKANATSTCTNWLFNFVIVMIVPIMISNIHWGTYLFFGCANATFFPILYWFYPETANRSLEEIDIIFAKGFAENISYVKAAKELPFLTHEEVEREAIRLGLVDEAGRGGMMEKPGEESGTVRDESGFNSEKS, encoded by the exons ATGCCTCCCACCTTTGCGGGCCTGACGGGCAAAAAACTGTCCTTGGCCATTTCTACAGTCGCAACAACtggcttcctcctcttcggaTACGATCAAGGTGTCATGTCTGGAATCATTGACGCTGACCCTTTCCACGATTACTTCCCCGAAACAAAGGACAGCACCATGCAGGGTTTTGTCACTGCTATCTACGAGATTGGATGTCTGCTGGGTGCCATGTTCATTCTCTGGATCGGTGATCTTCTCGGCCGTAGAAGGGCTATGATCCTCGGCGGCTGGATCATGATTCTCGGTGTCATCATTCAAGTCACCGCCATCAAGGGCCACTCTGCTCTTGCCCAGCTCATCGTTGGCAGAACAATCACCGGTGTTGGTAACGGTATCAACACTTCTACTATCCCTACCTACCAGGCTGAGTGTTCCACCACTTCCAACAGAGGTCTTCTCATCTGCATTGAAGGCGGTATCATTGCCTTTGGTACCCTTATTGCCTACTGGATTGACTACGGCTGCTCCTATGGTCCCCAGGACCTTACCTGGCGTTTCCCTATTGCCTTCCAGGTTGTTTTCGGTCTTGTCGTCTGCCTCGGCATGGTCTGGCTCCCCGAGTCGCCCCGTTGGTTGCTCACCCACGACCGCCACGAAGAAGCCGAAAAGGTCATCGCCGCCATTCGAGGCTTTGAGATCGACAGCGACGAGACCCGTGCTGAGCGCGACAGAGTTGTCGACTCTATCCGTGCTTCTGGCTTCGCTGCTCAGAAGAGCACTCCTGTCAAGGCTCTGTTCACCGGTGGAAAGACACAGCATTTCCGTCGTATGCTTCTCGGCGCTGGATCTCAATTTATGCAACAAGTAGGCGGATGCAATGCTGTCATCTACTACTTCCCTATTCTATGTACCGACATCTTTGGTGATAAGAACTttgctcttctgcttggtGGCGTCAATATGATTGTCTACTCTATTTTTGCCACATCTTCTTGGTTCCTCATTGAGCGTGTTGGTCGCCGCAAGTTGCTACTTATCGGTACCGCTGGACAGATGCTTTCCATGTTCTTGACCATGGGATTCTTGATTCCTGGTGGTAGCGACCCTGGTAACAATGCGCCTCAGATCTCCAAGGGTGCCATTGCTGGTTTGTTCACGTACATTGCTTCCTTTGGTGCTACCTGGctgcctcttccttggctgTACCCCGCAGAGATCAACCCCCTCAAGACCCGTGGCAAGGCCAACGCTACATCTACCTGCACCAACTGGTTGTTCAACTTTGTCATTGTCATGATTGTTCCCATCATGATCTCCAACATCCACTGGGGAACTTATCTCTTCTTTGGTTGCGCCAACGCTACCTTCTTCCCCATTCTGTACTGGTTCTACCCCGAG ACTGCCAACCGTTCTCTCGAGGAGATCGATATCATCTTCGCCAAGGGCTTCGCCGAGAACATCTCGTACgtcaaggctgccaaggAGCTCCCTTTCCTTACCCACGAGGAGGTTGAGCGCGAGGCTATCCGTCTTGGACTTGTTGACGAGGCAGGTCGTGGTGGAATGATGGAGAAGCCAGGCGAGGAGAGCGGTACTGTCCGCGATGAGTCTGGTTTCAACTCTGAGAAGTCTTAG
- a CDS encoding hypothetical protein (BUSCO:27428at5125), translated as MAKTAVHFGAGNIGRGFVACFLHNSGYDVIFADVNDTIVNLINETPSYKVIEVGSEGTTENTITNYKAINSRTHEQDLVEAIRTADIVTCSVGPNILKFIAPVIAKGIDARSTDSAPLHVIACENAIGATDTLAEHIKDPRNTEPARLEDHHLRARYANSAIDRIVPAQDPNAGLDVTLEKFFEWVVDRTPFQDVGIPDIKGINWVDNLAPFIERKLFTVNTGHATAAYHGYNRRKRTVYDALQDKEIMAEVRGALMETKSLIVAKHEIDEEAQAAYVEKIIKRIGNPHLEDAVERVGRAPLRKLSRKERFVGPAAELAENGQSIKYLLDAIEMAFRFQEVTDDEESKELAKIMSENGPEDVVKQVCGIQDNEKIFPELVNVVQRVQADSAED; from the exons ATGGCCAAGACAGCTGTTCACTTTGGCGCCGGCAATATCG GCCGTGGCTTTGTCGCCTGCTTCCTTCACAACTCTGGCTACGACGTCATCTTCGCCGATGTCAACGACACCATCGTCAACCTCATCAACGAAACTCCCTCCTACAAGGTCATCGAGGTCGGATCTGAAGGAACCACTGAGAACACAATCACAAACTACAAGGCCATCAACTCCAGAACACACGAACAGGACCTCGTCGAGGCCATCCGCACAGCTGACATTGTCACTTGCTCCGTCGGTCCCAACATCCTCAAGTTCATCGCTCCCGTCATCGCCAAGGGTATCGACGCCCGCTCTACAGACAGCGCTCCTCTACATGTCATCGCCTGCGAGAACGCTATCGGCGCCACGGATACTCTTGCTGAGCACATCAAGGACCCTCGCAACACTGAGCCCGCTCGTCTTGAGGATCACCACTTGAGAGCTCGCTACGCCAACTCTGCCATCGACAGAATCGTTCCCGCCCAGGACCCCAACGCTGGACTCGACGTCACACTGGAGAAGTTCTTCGAGTGGGTTGTTGACCGCACCCCCTTCCAAGACGTTGGTATCCCCGACATCAAGGGTATCAACTGGGTTGACAATCTTGCTCCCTTCATCGAGCGCAAGCTCTTCACCGTTAACACTGGCCATGCCACCGCCGCTTACCACGGCTACAACCGAAGAAAGCGAACTGTCTACGATGCTCTTCAGGACAAGGAGATCATGGCCGAGGTCCGTGGTGCTCTCATGGAGACCAAGAGCCTGATCGTCGCCAAGCACGAGATCGACGAGGAGGCCCAAGCCGCCTACGTCGAGAAGATCATCAAGCGAATCGGCAACCCCCACTTGGAAGATGCCGTCGAGCGAGTCGGCCGTGCTCCCCTGCGCAAGCTTTCTCGCAAGGAGCGTTTCGTTGGCCCCGCTGCCGAGCTGGCTGAGAACGGACAAAGCATCAAGTACCTCCTTGATGCTATCGAGATGGCCTTCCGATTCCAGGAGGTTACCGACGACGAGGAGTCCAAGGAGCTCGCCAAGATCATGTCTGAGAATGGGCCTGAGGACGTTGTCAAGCAGGTCTGCGGCATCCAGGATAACGAGAAGATCTTCCCCGAGCTTGTCAACGTTGTGCAACGTGTCCAGGCCGACAGTGCCGAGGACTAA